The Mesorhizobium sp. M1D.F.Ca.ET.043.01.1.1 genome contains a region encoding:
- a CDS encoding heme-degrading domain-containing protein yields the protein MAAAADIALIKKQEATLVFPAFDEAVAFEIGSAIRDRALKEDLPIIVDIRTFDRPLFYAAMPGSNASNPDWARRKINVVRRFLRSTYRMVLEQQRPDRTFKVGEGLDIADYVLAGGGFPVTVKGAGVIGAIAVSGLPEREDHGVVVDALCAHLGADRKQLALPPEEK from the coding sequence ATGGCTGCCGCCGCCGACATCGCTCTGATCAAGAAACAGGAAGCCACGCTGGTCTTTCCGGCCTTCGACGAGGCCGTGGCCTTCGAGATCGGCTCGGCGATCAGGGACCGGGCGCTGAAAGAAGACCTGCCGATCATCGTCGACATCAGGACCTTCGACCGGCCGCTGTTCTACGCCGCGATGCCGGGCTCCAACGCCTCCAATCCGGACTGGGCGCGGCGCAAGATCAATGTCGTGAGGCGCTTCTTGAGAAGCACCTACCGCATGGTGCTGGAGCAGCAGCGGCCCGACCGCACCTTCAAGGTCGGCGAGGGCCTGGACATTGCCGACTATGTGCTCGCCGGCGGCGGCTTTCCCGTCACGGTGAAAGGCGCCGGCGTCATCGGGGCCATTGCCGTCTCCGGCCTGCCAGAGCGAGAGGACCACGGCGTCGTGGTCGATGCGCTCTGTGCCCATCTCGGCGCTGATCGGAAACAACTAGCGCTA
- the guaD gene encoding guanine deaminase: MTSKLLRGRTLSFLRWPEAIDDHSAWRYEEDGALLIDGGKIVAAGPYAEVRKRAAAGAETIDHRPHLILPGFIDAHVHVPQMQIIASYGAELLDWLNKYTFPEESKFQNAQHGRRIARLFLDEMLRQGTTTVAAYCSVHKSSAEAFFAESHERNMLNIAGKVMMDRNAPEGVLDTPQTGYDDSKALIAEWHGKGRQLYAITPRFAITSTPEQMEMAGALCREHPDLHMQTHLSENHAEIAFTQELFPWSRDYTDVYEHYGLLGKKSLFGHCIHLSEREADALSQSGSVAVFCPTSNLFLGSGLFDYQRYRRREKPLRIAAATDVGGGTNYSMLRTMDEGYKVIALNGEKLNPFQSFWQLTRGNAEALSVAGKVGTLAEGTDADIVVLDAHATPAMRLRMETVETLAEELFLLQTLGDDRAVREVYVAGRPAKSAIVA; the protein is encoded by the coding sequence ATGACATCAAAGCTCCTGCGTGGCCGCACGCTCTCCTTCCTGCGCTGGCCCGAAGCGATAGACGACCATTCCGCCTGGCGTTACGAGGAGGATGGCGCGCTGCTGATCGACGGCGGCAAGATCGTCGCCGCCGGTCCGTATGCCGAGGTCCGGAAGCGCGCGGCCGCAGGCGCCGAGACGATCGATCATCGACCGCATCTCATCCTGCCGGGTTTCATCGACGCCCATGTCCATGTCCCGCAGATGCAGATCATCGCGTCTTACGGCGCCGAACTGCTCGACTGGCTGAACAAATACACTTTCCCGGAAGAGTCCAAGTTCCAGAACGCGCAGCATGGCCGCCGCATCGCCAGGCTCTTCCTCGACGAAATGCTGCGCCAGGGCACGACGACCGTCGCCGCCTATTGCTCGGTGCACAAATCTTCCGCCGAAGCCTTCTTCGCCGAGTCGCATGAGCGCAACATGCTCAACATCGCCGGCAAGGTGATGATGGACCGCAACGCGCCGGAGGGCGTGCTCGACACGCCGCAGACCGGCTACGACGACAGCAAGGCGCTGATTGCCGAATGGCACGGCAAGGGCCGGCAGCTCTATGCGATCACGCCGCGTTTTGCCATCACATCTACGCCCGAGCAGATGGAGATGGCCGGCGCGCTCTGCCGCGAGCATCCCGATCTCCACATGCAGACGCATCTGTCGGAGAACCATGCCGAGATCGCCTTCACCCAGGAGCTCTTCCCCTGGTCGCGCGACTACACCGACGTCTATGAGCATTACGGCCTGCTGGGCAAAAAGAGCCTGTTCGGCCATTGCATCCATCTGTCGGAACGCGAGGCGGATGCGCTGTCGCAGTCGGGCTCGGTGGCGGTGTTCTGCCCGACCTCCAACCTGTTCCTCGGCTCCGGCCTGTTCGACTACCAGCGCTATCGCCGCCGCGAGAAGCCGCTCAGGATCGCGGCCGCCACGGATGTCGGCGGCGGCACCAATTACTCGATGCTGCGCACCATGGACGAGGGCTATAAGGTGATCGCGCTGAACGGCGAGAAGCTGAACCCGTTCCAGTCCTTCTGGCAATTGACGCGCGGCAATGCCGAGGCGCTGTCGGTGGCGGGCAAGGTCGGCACGCTCGCTGAAGGCACCGACGCCGATATCGTCGTGCTCGACGCTCACGCCACGCCAGCGATGCGGCTGAGGATGGAGACGGTGGAAACGCTGGCAGAGGAACTTTTCCTGCTGCAGACGCTGGGCGACGACCGCGCCGTGCGCGAGGTCTATGTGGCGGGCCGGCCGGCGAAGAGCGCGATTGTCGCATAG
- a CDS encoding urate hydroxylase PuuD: MLDFAIFWDWLSFAVRWLHVITGIAWIGSSFYFVALDLGLRQRPGLPAGAFGEEWQVHGGGFYHIQKYLVAPAEMPEHLTWFKWESYATWLSGFAMLCVVYYAGADLFLIDPNVLNISVPVGILLSLATIGVGWIVYDLLCRSPLGKSDTGLMLVLYCVLVFIAWGLTHLFTGRAAFLHLGAITATIMSANVFMVIIPNQKIVVADLIAGRKPDPKYGKIAKQRSLHNNYLTLPVLFLMLSNHYPLAFGTEFNWVIASLVFIIGVLIRHYFNTVHARKGNPTWTWLGAAVLFMIIIWLSTVPKVLTGEPKTSAASAAAQVYMASAHFPAVRDTVLGRCSMCHAEEPVYEGIYHAPKGVMLDTDARIAEHASEIYLQAGRAHAMPPANVTQITDQERALLVAWFEGAGK, translated from the coding sequence ATGCTGGATTTTGCGATTTTCTGGGACTGGCTGAGTTTTGCCGTCCGCTGGCTGCATGTCATCACCGGCATCGCCTGGATCGGCTCGTCCTTCTATTTCGTCGCCCTCGACCTCGGCCTGCGGCAGCGTCCGGGCCTGCCTGCCGGCGCCTTCGGCGAGGAATGGCAGGTGCATGGCGGCGGTTTCTACCACATCCAGAAATACCTGGTCGCGCCGGCCGAAATGCCGGAGCATCTCACCTGGTTCAAATGGGAATCCTACGCCACCTGGCTGTCGGGCTTCGCCATGCTCTGCGTGGTCTATTATGCGGGCGCGGACCTGTTCCTGATCGATCCCAACGTGCTCAACATCTCGGTGCCAGTCGGCATCCTGCTGTCCCTGGCAACAATCGGCGTCGGCTGGATCGTCTACGACCTGCTCTGCCGCTCGCCGCTCGGCAAAAGCGACACCGGCCTGATGCTGGTGCTCTATTGCGTGCTGGTGTTCATCGCCTGGGGGCTGACGCATCTCTTCACCGGCCGCGCCGCCTTCCTGCATCTCGGCGCCATCACCGCCACGATCATGTCGGCCAACGTCTTCATGGTCATCATCCCCAACCAGAAGATCGTCGTCGCCGACCTGATCGCTGGCCGCAAGCCGGACCCGAAATACGGCAAGATCGCCAAGCAGCGCTCGCTGCACAACAACTACCTGACCTTGCCGGTGCTGTTCCTGATGCTGTCGAACCACTATCCGCTGGCCTTCGGCACCGAGTTCAACTGGGTCATCGCCTCGCTGGTCTTCATCATCGGCGTGCTGATCCGGCACTATTTCAACACGGTGCACGCCCGCAAAGGCAACCCGACCTGGACCTGGCTCGGTGCCGCCGTGCTGTTCATGATCATCATCTGGCTGTCGACCGTGCCGAAGGTTTTGACCGGCGAGCCGAAGACTTCCGCCGCATCCGCGGCCGCCCAGGTCTACATGGCCTCGGCGCATTTCCCGGCCGTGCGCGACACCGTGCTCGGCCGCTGCTCGATGTGCCATGCCGAGGAGCCGGTCTATGAAGGCATCTACCATGCGCCGAAGGGCGTGATGCTCGACACCGACGCGCGCATTGCCGAGCATGCCAGCGAGATCTACCTGCAGGCCGGCCGGGCGCATGCCATGCCGCCCGCCAACGTCACCCAGATCACCGACCAGGAACGGGCCCTTTTGGTGGCCTGGTTCGAAGGCGCCGGAAAGTAA
- a CDS encoding LysR family transcriptional regulator encodes MAYLDNIAVFVRVVELGNLSAAGRDMRISPAVASNRIKELEKHLGVRLFNRTTRQLMPTEHGTVFYTGAKQVLDAITEAEAAVAALSGQPRGTIRVTAPLGLGRRLIASGIPDFHDKYPDIEVRLRLSDHNVDIMKEGIDVAFRLGIIEDSSLRMRGIMECERVLVAAPKYLEARGEPTEPQELVGKKHDCLMLRYSGTREFVWTLQTPSGVQKLEVHGPYDTDDGDVLTGWALSGRGIINKPRFEVEPFIRDQRLKVILAKTPPTPVQFAAVYPHKKLQDPKVRLLLDFMADRCQRLIKDILAGK; translated from the coding sequence ATGGCCTATCTCGACAACATCGCCGTCTTCGTCCGCGTCGTCGAACTCGGCAATCTCTCGGCGGCCGGGCGTGACATGCGGATCTCGCCGGCGGTCGCCTCCAATCGTATCAAGGAGCTGGAGAAGCACCTCGGCGTGCGGCTGTTCAACCGCACCACCAGGCAGTTGATGCCGACCGAGCACGGCACCGTATTTTACACCGGCGCCAAGCAGGTGCTGGACGCGATCACCGAGGCGGAGGCTGCGGTCGCCGCGCTTTCCGGCCAGCCGCGCGGCACGATCAGGGTGACGGCGCCGCTCGGCCTCGGCCGGCGCCTGATCGCCTCCGGCATTCCGGACTTCCACGACAAATACCCCGATATCGAGGTGCGGCTGAGACTCTCCGACCACAATGTCGACATCATGAAGGAAGGCATCGACGTCGCCTTCCGGCTCGGCATTATCGAGGATTCCAGCCTTCGAATGCGCGGCATCATGGAATGCGAGCGCGTGCTGGTGGCGGCGCCGAAATATCTCGAAGCGCGCGGCGAGCCGACCGAGCCGCAGGAACTGGTCGGCAAGAAGCACGACTGCCTGATGTTGCGCTATTCCGGCACGCGCGAATTCGTCTGGACGTTGCAGACGCCGAGCGGCGTGCAGAAGCTCGAAGTGCACGGCCCCTACGACACGGACGACGGCGACGTGCTGACCGGCTGGGCGCTGTCGGGGCGCGGCATAATCAACAAGCCACGCTTCGAGGTGGAACCCTTCATCCGCGACCAGCGGCTGAAGGTGATCCTGGCGAAGACGCCGCCGACGCCGGTGCAGTTCGCCGCCGTCTATCCGCACAAGAAGCTGCAGGATCCGAAGGTGCGACTGCTGCTCGACTTCATGGCCGATCGCTGCCAGCGGCTGATCAAGGATATCTTGGCTGGGAAGTAG
- a CDS encoding LLM class flavin-dependent oxidoreductase, translating into MHFAVSLDIAAAAGQAGLTFTEIAGFVREAEAAGVDMVIISDSADAPSSSPFEATTLLAALATVTETIGLVAGASTLAHQPYNLARRFASLDIISHGRIGWNATMRQNPREAANFSRPEGIADSDFHRRAEEFIGIVRGLWQGWDAEALLFDKAAGRFHDPERMHLLDHKGEFFSVRGPLNVARSPQDAPVLVMSGLAAADRSFAAGAADVVMLDEPSPEDAKAVCDDLKRRVQTVGRKPEAVKVLATVPAEFAADSLDDWFASQGWDGLNFALPADISALDNFLDRVLPDLRRGLTRSTDAGATLRDHLGLGAGGGQ; encoded by the coding sequence ATGCATTTTGCCGTTTCGCTCGACATCGCGGCCGCCGCAGGGCAGGCCGGGCTGACATTCACGGAGATCGCCGGCTTCGTGCGAGAGGCGGAAGCGGCGGGCGTCGACATGGTTATCATTTCCGACTCCGCCGATGCGCCGTCGAGCAGCCCGTTCGAAGCGACGACGCTCCTTGCGGCGCTGGCGACGGTGACCGAGACGATTGGGCTCGTCGCCGGCGCTTCGACGCTGGCGCACCAGCCTTACAATCTGGCGCGCCGTTTTGCGTCGCTCGACATCATCAGCCATGGCCGGATCGGCTGGAACGCGACGATGCGGCAGAACCCGCGCGAGGCGGCGAATTTCAGCCGGCCGGAAGGCATCGCCGACAGTGATTTCCATCGCCGCGCGGAAGAATTCATCGGCATCGTGCGTGGCCTGTGGCAGGGCTGGGACGCCGAAGCGCTATTGTTCGACAAGGCCGCAGGCCGCTTCCACGATCCCGAAAGGATGCATCTCCTAGACCACAAGGGCGAGTTCTTCTCGGTGCGCGGGCCGCTCAACGTCGCCCGCTCGCCGCAGGATGCGCCAGTGCTGGTCATGTCCGGCCTGGCGGCGGCCGATCGAAGCTTCGCCGCCGGGGCAGCCGACGTCGTCATGCTCGACGAGCCATCGCCAGAGGACGCGAAAGCCGTCTGTGACGACCTGAAACGCCGGGTGCAGACCGTCGGACGCAAGCCGGAAGCGGTGAAGGTGCTGGCGACCGTCCCTGCAGAGTTCGCCGCCGACAGTCTGGACGATTGGTTCGCCTCGCAGGGTTGGGACGGCCTCAACTTTGCTTTGCCGGCTGATATCTCGGCGCTCGACAACTTCCTCGATCGGGTGCTGCCGGACCTTCGCCGCGGCCTGACCCGATCGACTGACGCCGGGGCGACGCTGCGCGACCATCTCGGTCTCGGCGCGGGAGGCGGACAATGA